AAAACGTGTTCAGATGTTTTAagttataaatgaaattttaatgtttttttgttggtGGGGATGGGGGGGTTCATTTCCCTACACCAGTACATTAGTTAAGGAATGCAAAGTTTgcttataaaaagaaaataatatatggCTAATAGTGCTACATGTGATTTATGTTTCAGCATGAGCAGTACAGATCCAATCCCCAGGAAGATCAGGAAGTAATAGATAAGATAGATAAAGAATACTTTGAAGATGTGGATCCAAGTCTATATGAGTTAGAAGTAGGTAGTTTAGCACATAtagattaaaatttaaatgacaactttttcaaaTCTTTTTAACTGCAAAATCCATTAAAACTGTTTTGGCAGTAAGACCTGAAAATTgtatattatattaattaatcaGTTTTAATAAATCTTTCACATAAAAATCACCCATCCAAATGTTTTGTGTTGCTAATTTCCAGAAATTGCCAGAGGTTTTAAATTTGGAGCAAGTTGATGATGACAGGACAAGATTACGCCGCCAGTTACAGGCAGTAAGTAGGTCTACTCATACAGGTGAAGATTTCTCAGGGTTTGTTACCAACTGCAAGTATATCTATGGAAGTAGAGGATTCCTGGTTACTGGTACCTACTGACTCTTAGTAGATTAATTAGAATATGTATAGAGTTCAGGTTCAGGTTGACTTTGAATGTAAGGCTTGCTTCACAATTTTAGGGAGAAAATATGGAAATGGCTTGATAGCGGTATCCAAACATTACTAAAAGGCCACAGGTTGGTGTCCCAGTCTAGCTGCACATTTTCTAACTGCTTGGCATTTTGCGACCAGTGTGAAGAGGTAGGCATTGTGCTCATAAGTAGACACCATCatttgtatgactgaaaaattgttgaaaaaaatgctaaacctgaacacacacacatcTTTCTTTGTCATTATCACGGGAATTCATTAAGTCGTGGATATTTGAAGTTACAAATGTAGGTTGTGTAGATTGAGGGATGAATTAAAAAAAGTCTTAattgcttctttatttatatgcttgTAGACCTCTTTCACACTCATCCTGCAAGATGCTGAGTCAATTTATCACCCTAATGGACATTCTTTTTGAAGTATAGTAATATTTTCAGGTTTCCAAGAAAGTATCTGAGGTTGTGTTACAGAACCACCCAGCCTATGCAGCAGAGTTACAGAGAGTTATGGAACTACAGAAAACATTACAGCTTGCCAGTATCATCTGTAAAAATGGTCGCGGGTAAGCAAGTTTATATTTGAACTGGCAGTAGTTGTTATAAATATCCACTTTGACATCCATTTAGTGAAAATCATTTTTGCTTTCTATTTAAGTGTTTGCCAAGTTACTGcttgaattttgatatatattgccTAGATCTTTTTTGTCAGACTTACCTAATGAAGCCAGATGTTATCTGGGATAGATTTTCTGTTAGTGGATAACAATTCTATTCTTTTGTCTTGGCAACTATATGTAACACTGCAGTTCTGTACCaaagcaaatatttacataatttgtgTTACCTAGGCAAATACATGAATGTATTACCCAGATTTTCTGTTGTCTTGGCAACTGTTTATAACAACTTCTGCTCTGTTACCTTGGAAACTAGGTATAACACTGATATTCTGTTACCAAGGCAACTATATTTAACACTGCTATTCTTTTACCTAGGCAACTAGCTGAAGCCAGTTCTACATTTACAAGAACCAGTCTTCACCTGCTTGCCAATGTTAGAAAACGACAGCAGTTGCAGTCTCTCCTTAAATCTCTCAGAACTATCAAGACATTGGTAAGATGTTATtttaaacttcagttttaaaaagttaatttagAGTTTAGTGCCTTCTTTATGATTACAGTAATTCTGTATGACAAATAAATATTAGTATAGGAAGGAAAAGAATTGaattaaattatgttgaaattgcCTAATAGGCCCTATGAGATATATCCTTTGGTTGTATTTAACTTTTATTAAACAGAATGAATGATATGCATTCCAACAGTATATTGATTTAAGACTTAATTGTAGTTGTTAAAACATCTTATAATAAAGTGCCAGTTATTTTCTGTTGACTGCCATTGGTGATGATAACTGATGGCAATACTGACTACTGAGTGTGCTGTGGGTGAGTGGAGGAAGGagattttgtggattttatggcTGTAGAAAGCCTTGAaattacaataaacaataaaaattcacTGTATTTTGTCTTTACAGGAGTTCCTGTTCTTGCAATATACCCTTTTCATTCAAAACTTTAAGCCTAGgaaatttattacaattactttttgttttcagCAAAGAACAGACATGCGCTTGAGAGAGATGATGGAGGTTTGACTATTTCTTCAATTTGCATTGCATTTCCAAAACATTTGACTtgcaattatataaaaaaaacttcctttgaagggtcataatgcctttgttaaTAATGCGGGTGTCACATTTTTTGTAATGAACATGAaccataattgagccatgccatgagaaaaccaacatagtggctttggcatccgcgcagtctggtcaggatccatgctgttcgctttcaaaccctattgcaattagagaatctgttagcgaacagcatggatcctgaccagtctgcgcggatgcgcaggctggtctggatccatgctggtcgcaaagccactatgttggttttctcatggcgcggctcgtatAACTTAAAACTTCTTGCTATTAAACCATGTCTTTGATAATAAGCCATTCAAGCACAGAAAgcaataaaactattttaaagcaACTTTTTCATGCATTTTAGTGAAGAAAATGATAtcccaaaaatccataaaatgtggGCAATATGAAAATGACCAGTGGTACAAACGGACTGACAGATGCTTTTTGAAAGATATCCtgataaataaccaaatataaaTACTGTGCAAAAGGGAGGAAATGATTgcacacttttgaaataattgagAAAATCATTATTCTTCCTGCTTTTATCAATATGTAATACTCATTTTCACTCACTTGACCATTTTTCTGTGTCATATATTCTATACCAAAATTGTTGAAATGAACATGTTGTAAAATGTCACCTCAACAGTGAGCGAGTAGCTATGATtttgaaatgaacatgttgaaaagttTCACCTGATCTGAGCGCAAGTAGTCTATATTTTCTGGCTTTATATTTTCTGCAGGAGGAAGACTATTGTGGTGCTATACAGCTGTGTCTGGAATGTCAGAAGGCAGCACTTACACTCAGACATTACAAATGTATCAGGTAATTATCTCTGTTGAATGTAAAAAAGGAACTGCTTCTGTTTGCTCATTCCCTTGGGACTTCCAACAATCAGTGTTTTACTGTAGATGAATACAAAAACAGACCACTGAgacagtttcaaacttaaacaaattaTCCAtgctttttgttttataaatgttaatatGTAATGTTTAAGTGgacttatcgcatagtgcggcaattttcctttgatctttgcagcatgttatacatagtaacacacattattactacaaaactgtgctgatatcttacaaaactgttgcgatatatataaACACGGAAAtctcagcacagtaaaactgttccgatatatatcggaacactttttctctattgaggtcctatcaagggagtataattttttcctttcaaagaaaagatgattatagctccaatttacagttcacagagaaagaattgtcacaaacacctacaattataaagtaaaagaataaataaactagaatatttcaaaaacttgatagttattgccaaattcaaaaatacatgaaatatatgaaattctgagatttctcaaatgtttctttttctttgattttttttacaaacaaaacaacaagttttacaatatgtctggccaatgaaatgcaaagatttaaaaccagtgcagaaatttgttgggtacttttatctggggaacacattttctaaaacagaagttttagtgtttcagtcagcgaggcacAGAAAGGgtatcaaaagagtaaaaataataataaacaaatttaaatgaaaataatatataaattttaatgataaaactatgcgataaaacagtcataatatgtaatgctcatgtgttacgaggatatatcagagctaggggtacatagagggtatttttctctgcacatatctgtcttggcctaccggcctcgacgatatgtgcagagaaaaataccctctatgtacccctagctctgatatatcctggtaacacactctcacacatactataactattacatatatgCTGGTCAAATAGTTAATGAATGGCCAATTCCAGGCATTTCATGAgcgaaaatatttgcaaattgcCAAAAACTGAAGCATCAAAGATAATTGTTTAGTTTTACTTGACTATAATGATGTGTGTTGGTGAACGTGGAAATTTACTTTCAGATTGGCTGATGTTTTTGCGAATTTCTTGCAGTCGCAGAATTCACAAACATTTCCATGTTGTGAACAATTTCACTTAATATATGTTATATCATACCATAGTACTGCCAGCAAAGATCTGATGGTTTTCCATGattgattttgtttatttcagtgagTTGAGCTCAAAGTTACAAGACACACTAGAATTGATAGAGGAACAGTTAGATATTGCCCTGTCTAAAACATGCTCCAAGTTTGACATTGCTCATTACGAGAAGGTTCAGATGGCATACACGCTACTTGGTAAAAGACAGGTAAGTCCTTATTGTGCCAGTTGTGGTGTACAGCACCAAGAAAACATATTCATATCTTATATGCTGTAGTGTGAAATcttttaaccttcaccctgctaaatgtctagaatggactggtccatctttcaatttgggcaataccatttattattcggagagatgttcactgaaaatttactgactgaatagcaaaggcaaaatcacttgccgccagcaggctaaaggttaatgtcatAGGCGTAAAATCTCAAAAGATTTTGATGACAATGGCTGTTTTGAGAGGATATCAATAagcaaattttgaatataaaatgagtGGGAATTTTAGCTTTTCTTTGGAATCAAAGTTTATTGATTCACTCAGCCACGAAATCCAGGAAAAGAAGTCCCTTGAGAATATTAACTAACAGCTTTATATTTTTGCagtattatattttaataatgtcACTGTTTTACACCTGAATATGATacacattaacccttaccctgctaaatgtttataatgaacttgtccatctttcgatTTAGACGGTACCATTATCTgtaaaaaggggtgcataccaaaaagatactgactgaatggcgaacagtgcagatcatgatcagacatccatgcagtctgatcatgatctgcactggtcgcaaaggcagaatcaatcgtgtccagcatgataagggttaatgttgTTTTATACATTAAGGCCCTATGTTGAGCTTTACTTGGAAGTTTTAAGTAATTGTTATGGAATCCAATTGTAGTTGCTTCCTGTGAAAATTCATTTTTCTCCACAGGAGGGTGCATAGTTTGTCCTCCTGCCAGTATAGAAACAAAATACACCATTTTGATGTTGCTAAAAAATGAcattgttataaaatgtataaaaaattgcaaatttttatgTTACTGATACAGAAAACTGATAATATTTCAGACTGCAATAGACCAGTTACATCTTCACTTTACCAGTGCTATACAAAATGCAGCATTCCAGATTGTGTTAGGATATGTAGAACTATGTTCACCATCTCAGGATAAACAATTTAATAGACTACAGTACTCAGATCTCTGTAAAGTAAGTACATTTTTTGTTAAGACATGAACTCTGTATATGTCTCATTACCAATAGACAACAGAGTCTTGCATATGTAGCAGTCAAACTTATAATGGAAACCTTTTTGAGTattccatccagctggcttacggaagatcggtggttctacccacgtgcccgtctgtgatgaaataatgcatggaggggcacctggggtcttcctcaaccatcaaagctggaatgtcgccatatgacctgaattgtgttgatgtgacattaaacccaacaaaaacaaaaacaaaatttttgagtATTACATGAAGAATTTTGCTTTCCACTTACACCACAGtagtaattgtttaaaaaatatgggGACAACATTTCAGCAAAGTATTTCCTGTAATCAATTTTTACTGTGAAATCTTCTATTATCATTGACATAAAATTTGGTTGTTTCAGCCAGAATAGGAATTTCTTTGGGTAGCAAAAATGTGGACATAAAATTAgtaggaattttatttgttcagttGGACTTAAGTTTAAGGATTGATGTATTCATGCAATCTACAAAGATCAGTCCCCAAAGAATAATGAtggtataaaatataatatatagtccTGAATTACATTTTTGAAGTGGAATTCCTACATCTATTTTGTGTTAGCTGTGTTTCATCTGTGTGTAATTTCAGCATGTGACGATAGAGAGCTTCACGCCATGTTTGAAAGATCTGTGTAAGTCGTTATGGGGTGTGATGCGAAGTTACTACAATACAATACGATGGCATGAAGAGCACGACCGTCTCGATACTGTACAGACAGGTAATCTTTATACTTTTGTTTAAGCATAAGAAACAttccattatgaaatattacCTAAGAAATAACATATCCCAAACAGTGGTTTTTCGTCGAATAAAATTATTGctttgagttcagatgcaaaagaattatatcacaagAGTGCAGCCAGAGTGATACAACAATACACATCtgaatgacaatgattttattcaagagaaggTCGCTGTTTAAGATAtgatatttcaattctaacacaatatcaaggattattatcaGCATAcatgttttgtgttgttttcttttcccACATGCCACTATGACCTTTGATGCCATGATTTAA
This Mercenaria mercenaria strain notata chromosome 17, MADL_Memer_1, whole genome shotgun sequence DNA region includes the following protein-coding sequences:
- the LOC128549973 gene encoding syndetin-like; the protein is MSLKSKLKSFIKKQVTNSEDNHPSPIEENISHELFNGEPAVAKFKHEQYRSNPQEDQEVIDKIDKEYFEDVDPSLYELEKLPEVLNLEQVDDDRTRLRRQLQAVSKKVSEVVLQNHPAYAAELQRVMELQKTLQLASIICKNGRGQLAEASSTFTRTSLHLLANVRKRQQLQSLLKSLRTIKTLQRTDMRLREMMEEEDYCGAIQLCLECQKAALTLRHYKCISELSSKLQDTLELIEEQLDIALSKTCSKFDIAHYEKVQMAYTLLGKRQTAIDQLHLHFTSAIQNAAFQIVLGYVELCSPSQDKQFNRLQYSDLCKHVTIESFTPCLKDLCKSLWGVMRSYYNTIRWHEEHDRLDTVQTDEASSDADSMNTVYIKQKLEHGLGRIWQDIQQKVRTYILGINLSAFKLEEFIQFLDTVNRMIDIGEDFCDSKSEHLQDCLKHRVEYSKSPGFQFFSMQKRNNKNFPTKHNSAIRSKRALRTEPHIIESTIQATNQEEPSAAKELNITQATCLRIDRP